A stretch of Vicinamibacterales bacterium DNA encodes these proteins:
- a CDS encoding metalloregulator ArsR/SmtB family transcription factor, translated as MSRKPLAPETLRAVAERFKVLAEPARLSVLNELSRGPRNVSKLIEATGLNQANLSKHLQMLHAHGFVRRRREGLFVIYELADESVFTLCDVMCGQLMRRAAAQVTQLRAVR; from the coding sequence GTGAGCCGCAAACCACTCGCGCCTGAGACCCTGCGGGCGGTGGCCGAACGTTTCAAGGTGCTGGCGGAGCCGGCGCGGTTGAGCGTGCTCAACGAGCTGAGCCGCGGCCCTCGCAACGTGAGCAAGCTGATCGAGGCGACCGGCCTGAACCAGGCCAACCTGTCGAAGCACCTGCAGATGCTTCACGCCCACGGCTTCGTGCGCCGCCGGCGCGAAGGGCTGTTCGTGATCTACGAGCTGGCGGACGAAAGCGTGTTCACCTTGTGTGACGTCATGTGCGGCCAGTTGATGCGCAGGGCCGCCGCACAGGTGACACAACTGCGCGCTGTCCGCTAG
- a CDS encoding DUF4097 family beta strand repeat-containing protein: MTLRILFTLAMLAGLAAAPAAQTFRWEPNNGRSDVSNRVERALEQARRQVDRQWQRVEQQWERHINRATRSADRRASQIERQVRQRVDRQVRAQVRAGGAYNFRWNDRSSNYIERQTGTDADPCANTRDSDDENRQHCEVRESTMPAGPLTVDAWDRNDIRVRAVVRGWASSDERAREIANGVQVQSGGGRVSATGPDGARREGWSVSYRINVPRKNDLDLNAHNGGITITGVNGNVRFDTTNGGVRLTDLAGWVNGSTRNGGLTVNLSGSRWEGEGLDVETSNGGVTVAVPDGYNAQLETRTVNGGFRSDIPLTIQGELSSRRGISTTLGSGGPTVRVRTTNGGLKIGRR; this comes from the coding sequence ATGACCCTTCGCATCCTGTTCACCCTGGCCATGCTGGCCGGCCTCGCCGCCGCGCCGGCCGCGCAGACCTTCCGGTGGGAACCGAACAACGGCCGTTCCGACGTCAGCAACCGCGTGGAGCGTGCGCTCGAGCAGGCGCGCCGCCAGGTGGATCGCCAGTGGCAACGCGTCGAGCAGCAGTGGGAGCGCCACATCAACCGAGCCACCCGCTCCGCCGACCGCCGCGCCTCGCAGATTGAGCGCCAGGTCCGCCAGCGCGTGGACCGCCAGGTGCGCGCCCAGGTGCGCGCCGGCGGCGCCTACAACTTCCGGTGGAACGACCGATCCTCCAACTACATCGAGCGCCAGACCGGGACCGACGCGGATCCCTGCGCGAACACCAGGGACTCGGATGATGAGAACCGGCAGCACTGCGAGGTGCGTGAATCCACCATGCCCGCCGGCCCGCTTACCGTGGACGCCTGGGATCGCAACGACATCCGCGTGCGCGCGGTGGTCCGCGGCTGGGCGAGCTCCGACGAACGCGCGCGTGAGATCGCCAACGGCGTGCAGGTGCAGTCCGGCGGCGGCCGCGTGTCGGCGACCGGCCCCGATGGCGCCCGGCGCGAAGGGTGGTCGGTGAGCTACCGCATTAACGTGCCCCGCAAGAACGACCTCGACCTCAACGCCCACAACGGCGGCATCACCATCACCGGCGTGAACGGCAACGTGCGCTTCGACACCACCAACGGCGGCGTGCGGCTCACCGATCTCGCCGGCTGGGTCAACGGCTCCACGCGCAATGGCGGCCTCACCGTGAATCTCAGCGGCAGCCGCTGGGAGGGCGAGGGCCTCGACGTCGAAACCAGCAACGGCGGCGTCACCGTGGCCGTTCCCGATGGGTATAACGCGCAGCTCGAAACGCGGACGGTGAACGGCGGATTCCGCAGCGACATCCCCCTCACCATCCAGGGCGAACTGTCGTCGCGCCGCGGCATTTCAACGACGCTGGGTTCGGGCGGGCCCACGGTCCGCGTCCGCACCACCAACGGCGGCTTGAAGATCGGTCGTCGCTAG
- a CDS encoding MBL fold metallo-hydrolase — MFVKRFFEPSIAQASYLIGCNKTGESLVIDANRDVDQYIEAAEQEGLRITHITETHIHADYVSGSRELAHKTGGTLYLSDEGDADWKYAFASEGRLLHGGDHLQIGNIRVDVLHTPGHTPEHLTFLVTDGAAADQPIAAVTGDFVFVGDVGRPDLLERAANIKGTMEVGARTLWKSLQEFAAREDWLQIWPGHGAGSACGKGISAIPSSTLGYERRFNWAFAIKTEADFVTSVLAGQPEPPKYFANMKRVNKAGPALLGGFSAPPRLDDGRLPATLGTNAIVIDTRPAADYAAGHLAGTISIPLNASFVTWAGWLVPASADLYLIVDDATATRLQEVVRSLALIGIDSVKGYFSPSAIVMAETGGAALETMAQISAADLSKRIAAREVAVIDVRGANEWAEGHLPTATHIPVGYLADRLEQIPRDKPVVLQCQGGGRSAIAASLLQRLGVKNVINMEGGITAWAAAGLPVEGGPREPQTTRA, encoded by the coding sequence ATCACCCACATCACCGAGACGCACATCCACGCCGACTACGTGTCGGGCTCGCGCGAGCTGGCCCACAAGACGGGCGGCACCCTGTATCTCTCGGATGAAGGCGACGCGGACTGGAAGTACGCCTTCGCGAGCGAGGGCCGCCTGCTGCACGGTGGCGATCACCTCCAGATTGGCAACATCCGCGTCGACGTGCTCCACACGCCGGGCCACACGCCCGAGCACCTGACGTTCCTCGTCACCGACGGCGCCGCGGCCGACCAGCCGATCGCGGCGGTGACCGGCGACTTCGTGTTCGTGGGTGACGTCGGCCGTCCCGACCTGCTCGAGCGCGCCGCCAATATCAAGGGCACGATGGAAGTCGGCGCCCGAACGCTGTGGAAGAGCCTGCAGGAGTTTGCCGCGCGCGAAGACTGGCTGCAGATCTGGCCGGGCCACGGCGCCGGCTCCGCGTGCGGCAAGGGCATCAGCGCCATCCCTTCGTCCACCCTCGGCTACGAACGCCGGTTCAACTGGGCGTTCGCGATCAAGACCGAAGCCGACTTCGTCACGAGCGTGCTGGCCGGCCAGCCCGAGCCGCCGAAGTACTTCGCCAACATGAAGCGCGTGAACAAGGCCGGGCCGGCGCTGCTCGGCGGTTTCAGCGCGCCGCCCCGGCTGGATGATGGCCGGTTGCCCGCGACGCTGGGGACCAACGCGATTGTGATCGACACGCGCCCTGCCGCGGACTACGCCGCCGGCCACCTGGCGGGCACCATCAGCATCCCGCTCAACGCCTCGTTCGTGACGTGGGCGGGCTGGCTGGTGCCCGCGTCCGCCGACCTCTACCTGATCGTGGACGATGCGACGGCGACACGGCTCCAGGAAGTGGTCCGCAGCCTGGCACTGATCGGGATTGATTCGGTCAAGGGCTACTTCAGCCCGTCCGCAATTGTCATGGCGGAAACGGGTGGCGCGGCGCTCGAGACGATGGCCCAGATCTCCGCCGCCGACCTGTCGAAGCGGATCGCGGCGCGCGAGGTCGCGGTGATTGACGTGCGCGGCGCCAACGAGTGGGCGGAAGGCCACCTGCCCACGGCCACTCACATCCCGGTGGGCTACCTGGCCGATCGGCTGGAGCAGATCCCCCGCGACAAACCCGTCGTGCTGCAGTGCCAGGGGGGCGGCCGCTCGGCGATCGCGGCCTCCCTGCTCCAACGCCTGGGCGTGAAGAACGTGATCAACATGGAAGGCGGAATCACGGCGTGGGCCGCCGCCGGCCTGCCCGTGGAAGGAGGCCCTCGTGAGCCGCAAACCACTCGCGCCTGA
- a CDS encoding MOSC domain-containing protein, producing the protein MGELTQIWIKRMHRGPMDPAAKATVVAGKGIVGNANQGGKRQVTIVSNKNWEAVTAPLGATPDPRMRRANLLVSDVDFTGAHGKILRVGNVRIRIYGETRPCEQMEAVVPGLQQAMSVPWGGGAFGEVLDDGEIAVGDSITLAPAPGTPL; encoded by the coding sequence ATGGGTGAGCTGACGCAGATCTGGATTAAGCGGATGCATAGAGGCCCGATGGATCCGGCGGCGAAGGCGACGGTCGTGGCGGGGAAGGGCATTGTCGGCAACGCCAACCAGGGCGGCAAGCGCCAGGTCACGATTGTGTCGAACAAGAACTGGGAAGCCGTAACCGCACCGCTCGGCGCCACCCCGGACCCGCGGATGCGCCGCGCCAACCTCCTGGTGTCTGATGTTGACTTCACCGGCGCGCACGGCAAGATCCTTCGCGTCGGCAACGTCCGCATCCGCATCTACGGCGAAACACGGCCCTGCGAACAAATGGAGGCCGTGGTGCCGGGTCTTCAGCAGGCGATGAGCGTGCCCTGGGGCGGCGGTGCGTTCGGGGAGGTGCTCGACGACGGAGAGATCGCGGTCGGCGACTCTATCACCCTGGCACCGGCACCCGGCACCCCCCTCTAG
- a CDS encoding TonB-dependent receptor: protein MRRALLVLTALFTLTAPAWALGGQFETATVVGTVKDSTGAVVPAAKVTLTNTRTGVTAERASDANGSFEFFNVRIGTYIVTAEKAGFSIALTDNVQVTVGARQRVDLSMAVGQLSERVEVSARAVLLQTDSSDRSQIITADQTRALPLNGREYSALTLLSPGARQSAIGTSREGSFNINGLRSTFNNFLIDGVDNNAYGTSNQGYSNQVMQPAPDAVGEIKVVTNNMSAEYGRSAGATVNVAYASGTNTIHGSAWEFARRTEFNAIGAFRPANGIKPAFDRDQYGGVLGGPIVKNKAFFFSDFEMLKQTRGGNVFSTLATVAQRQGVLAVDVRNPRSGEVFPAGTAIPMSAFARKVLNDLPAPTTSGTANNFMLLGNQTNDTPKAGGKVDVQISPRLSAFGRVGWREVDIFDTPNISGPSGGGGNSSTYVRNRQFSGGVTYQPGGASLLEVRMGWSNTEGGKDPNAIVNHEPGALEAYGISGLPTDPRVSGGLMTQQITGLTELGRQATNPQWQYPTVLNPKINYSWLSGRHSLKTGYEFQNIKTQVQDVNPLYGRDSYAGQFSRPAGAASSNLYNLADFYFGLRSTYALSNILVADLVQNMHFLYLQDDWRINDRLTLNAGLRYEYATPWVEENNVLSNFDPATRTMVLAKDGSLKERSTITPDRNNFGPRVGVAYTLSPKTVVRGGWGISYVHFHRAGGGNVLPINGPQVINAVVVQTATQADFRTTQQGYPEGLTNPSQFNPLAANITYMPGDYRSSQVQSWFASVQRELWQGALLDVAYVGNRADDLLLFANYNQAAPNNAAGTLTLQQRRPIQEFADITYAFNGGKSRYRSLQAKFNWRLNAGVSILSALTLSESKDNGAGSLENSNGNFPAPQDFRNLDADYGLSAYNQPYNSTTSFVVDLPFGRDRKFMSNAGPVLNALLGGWQIAGINTVIPGEPVTLTYTPTAAQQVSGIQQDFRGANNYRPNVSGEVLVPEGERTINNWLSRTSVTIPTDPSQPFGNAPRNSVRGPLVWTVDLVASKRFAMPWRNGSVEFRGEFFNLLNRVNYRAPNGNRSSGGFGTITSTYDPRIVQLGLKVGF, encoded by the coding sequence ATGAGACGAGCACTGCTTGTACTGACTGCACTTTTCACCCTGACCGCGCCCGCCTGGGCGCTTGGCGGGCAATTCGAAACCGCCACCGTCGTCGGCACCGTCAAGGACTCCACCGGCGCCGTGGTGCCGGCCGCCAAGGTCACGCTGACCAACACCCGGACCGGCGTGACCGCCGAGCGGGCGAGCGACGCCAACGGCAGCTTCGAGTTCTTCAACGTTCGCATCGGCACCTACATCGTCACGGCCGAGAAGGCCGGCTTCTCGATCGCCTTGACTGACAACGTCCAGGTGACGGTCGGCGCGCGGCAGCGCGTCGACCTGTCGATGGCGGTCGGCCAACTGTCGGAACGCGTCGAGGTCAGCGCCCGCGCGGTGCTGCTGCAGACCGACTCGAGCGACCGCAGCCAGATCATCACCGCCGACCAGACCCGCGCGCTGCCCCTCAACGGCCGCGAGTACTCCGCGCTGACGCTGTTGTCGCCCGGTGCGCGGCAGTCGGCGATCGGCACGTCGCGCGAGGGCTCGTTCAACATCAACGGACTCCGCTCGACGTTCAACAACTTCCTGATCGACGGCGTCGACAACAACGCCTACGGCACCAGCAACCAGGGCTACTCGAACCAGGTGATGCAGCCGGCGCCCGACGCGGTCGGCGAGATCAAGGTCGTCACCAACAACATGAGCGCGGAGTACGGCCGTTCGGCCGGCGCCACGGTGAACGTGGCCTACGCCAGCGGCACCAACACCATTCACGGATCGGCGTGGGAGTTCGCGCGCCGGACCGAGTTCAACGCCATCGGCGCGTTCCGGCCGGCCAACGGCATCAAGCCGGCGTTCGATCGCGACCAGTACGGCGGCGTGCTCGGCGGCCCGATCGTCAAGAACAAGGCGTTCTTCTTCTCGGATTTCGAGATGTTGAAGCAGACGCGCGGCGGCAACGTGTTCTCGACGCTGGCGACCGTGGCGCAGCGCCAGGGCGTGCTCGCGGTGGACGTCCGCAATCCCCGGAGCGGCGAGGTGTTCCCGGCCGGCACCGCCATCCCGATGAGCGCGTTTGCCCGCAAGGTGCTGAACGACCTGCCGGCACCGACCACATCCGGCACGGCCAACAACTTCATGCTGCTCGGCAACCAGACCAACGACACGCCGAAGGCCGGCGGCAAGGTGGACGTCCAGATCAGCCCGCGCCTGTCGGCGTTCGGCCGCGTCGGCTGGCGCGAAGTTGACATCTTCGACACCCCGAACATCTCCGGGCCATCCGGCGGCGGCGGCAATTCCTCGACCTACGTGCGCAACAGGCAGTTCTCCGGCGGCGTCACGTATCAGCCCGGCGGCGCCTCGCTGCTCGAGGTCCGCATGGGATGGTCCAACACCGAGGGCGGCAAGGACCCGAACGCGATCGTGAACCACGAGCCGGGCGCCCTCGAGGCCTACGGCATCAGCGGCCTGCCCACCGATCCGCGCGTCTCGGGCGGCTTGATGACGCAGCAGATCACCGGGTTGACCGAACTGGGCCGCCAGGCCACCAACCCGCAGTGGCAGTACCCGACCGTGCTCAACCCGAAGATCAACTACTCGTGGCTGAGCGGAAGGCACTCGCTCAAGACCGGTTACGAGTTCCAGAACATCAAGACGCAGGTGCAGGACGTGAACCCGCTGTATGGCCGCGATTCGTATGCGGGACAGTTCTCGCGTCCGGCCGGCGCGGCGTCCAGCAACCTGTATAACCTCGCCGATTTCTACTTCGGCCTGCGGTCCACCTACGCGCTCAGCAACATCCTGGTCGCCGATCTCGTGCAGAACATGCACTTCCTCTACCTGCAGGACGACTGGCGCATCAACGATCGCCTGACACTCAATGCCGGCCTGCGCTATGAGTACGCCACCCCTTGGGTGGAGGAGAACAACGTGCTCTCCAACTTCGACCCGGCGACCAGGACCATGGTGCTGGCGAAAGACGGGTCGCTGAAGGAGCGATCGACCATCACCCCGGACCGCAACAACTTCGGCCCTCGCGTCGGCGTCGCTTACACGCTGTCGCCGAAGACGGTCGTCCGCGGCGGCTGGGGCATCAGCTACGTGCACTTCCATCGCGCCGGCGGCGGCAACGTGCTGCCGATCAACGGCCCACAAGTGATCAACGCGGTCGTCGTGCAGACCGCCACGCAGGCGGACTTCCGGACGACGCAGCAGGGATATCCGGAGGGGTTGACCAACCCGTCGCAGTTCAACCCGCTGGCGGCAAACATCACCTACATGCCGGGCGACTATCGCTCGAGCCAGGTGCAGAGCTGGTTCGCGTCGGTGCAACGCGAACTCTGGCAGGGGGCGCTGCTCGACGTCGCGTATGTCGGCAATCGCGCGGATGACCTCCTGCTCTTCGCCAATTACAACCAGGCGGCGCCCAACAACGCCGCCGGCACGCTGACGCTGCAGCAGCGGCGTCCCATCCAGGAGTTCGCCGATATCACTTACGCCTTCAACGGCGGCAAGTCCCGCTATCGGTCGCTGCAGGCGAAGTTCAACTGGCGCCTGAATGCCGGCGTGTCGATCCTGAGCGCGCTGACCTTGTCGGAGTCGAAAGACAACGGCGCCGGCTCGCTCGAGAACTCGAACGGCAACTTCCCGGCGCCGCAGGACTTCCGCAATCTCGACGCCGACTACGGCCTGTCGGCCTACAACCAGCCGTACAACAGCACCACGAGCTTCGTGGTGGATCTGCCGTTCGGGCGGGACCGCAAGTTCATGTCGAACGCCGGTCCGGTGCTGAACGCGCTGCTGGGCGGCTGGCAGATTGCCGGCATCAACACGGTGATCCCCGGCGAGCCGGTGACGCTCACCTATACGCCTACCGCGGCGCAGCAGGTGTCGGGCATCCAGCAGGACTTCCGCGGCGCGAACAACTACCGGCCCAACGTGTCAGGCGAGGTGCTGGTGCCGGAGGGCGAGCGGACCATCAACAACTGGCTGAGCCGGACCAGCGTGACCATTCCGACCGACCCGAGCCAGCCGTTCGGCAACGCGCCGCGCAACAGCGTGCGCGGACCGCTGGTGTGGACCGTGGACCTGGTGGCCTCGAAGCGCTTCGCGATGCCGTGGCGGAACGGCTCGGTCGAGTTCCGCGGGGAGTTCTTCAACCTGCTGAACCGCGTGAACTACCGCGCCCCGAACGGCAACCGCAGCAGCGGCGGGTTCGGGACCATCACCTCGACCTACGACCCCCGGATCGTCCAGCTCGGATTGAAGGTGGGATTCTAG